One window from the genome of Rhizobium sp. CIAT894 encodes:
- a CDS encoding N-acetylglucosamine kinase yields MTVYLVGIDGGGTSCRAAVAGPDGRILARAHSGPANILSDPDTALENIADATRAAFDAAGLDPHSIASARAVLGVAGNNVGDAVHYVKNRLPFAEADIESDGLIALQGALGDSDGAVAILGTGTIYISRHRDTVTYIGGWGFTVGDFGSGARIGHALLQESLLAHDGIHAMSAVSTSVLAEFKNNPREIVEFARQAKPGAFARYAPRVFEYANQGDAVATRLLNDAAASVDEALDCLVARGTRTICLLGGLGTLYSSRIAPRHQKVMALPEGDALTGAVSLAVSRFGRLKAIV; encoded by the coding sequence ATGACAGTCTACCTAGTTGGAATCGATGGCGGCGGCACGAGCTGCCGTGCCGCAGTTGCCGGTCCTGACGGGCGTATCCTTGCGCGGGCCCACTCCGGCCCAGCCAACATTCTCTCCGATCCGGATACGGCGCTTGAGAACATTGCCGACGCAACCCGCGCAGCTTTCGACGCGGCAGGTCTTGATCCCCATAGTATCGCCTCGGCGCGGGCGGTTCTTGGCGTCGCGGGCAACAATGTCGGTGATGCCGTTCACTACGTGAAGAACAGGCTACCTTTCGCCGAGGCGGACATCGAGTCAGACGGGCTGATCGCGCTACAGGGTGCGCTTGGCGATAGTGACGGAGCTGTCGCCATTTTAGGAACGGGCACGATCTACATCTCACGCCACCGCGATACGGTGACCTACATTGGCGGATGGGGCTTTACTGTCGGCGACTTTGGCAGCGGCGCTCGTATTGGGCATGCGCTTTTGCAAGAATCGCTGCTGGCTCATGACGGCATCCATGCCATGTCCGCAGTGAGCACCTCCGTCCTAGCGGAATTCAAAAACAATCCGAGGGAAATCGTCGAGTTTGCCCGGCAGGCAAAGCCCGGTGCCTTCGCTCGTTATGCTCCACGGGTTTTCGAATACGCCAACCAGGGCGATGCCGTTGCCACGCGCCTGCTGAACGACGCCGCTGCTTCGGTTGACGAAGCGCTTGATTGTCTTGTTGCACGAGGGACACGGACGATTTGCCTTCTCGGCGGGTTGGGGACGCTCTACTCGTCCCGGATCGCCCCACGACATCAAAAAGTCATGGCCCTGCCTGAGGGTGATGCATTGACCGGGGCCGTTTCCTTGGCAGTCTCGCGTTTCGGGCGTCTAAAGGCGATCGTATGA
- a CDS encoding GntR family transcriptional regulator produces the protein MSDRLTTVAPRWSIDIGGAGPLYHRLRQVIEEAILSGKLNEGDPLHPERDLAEHLQVSRVTVRKAIDHLVHDGFLVRRPGSGTFVGALAVRADQPLSRANILIGDVPWCGSYTDVEWIDRSMSHPAPEEMMTLGLSGGSRVARLTRLQRSAGRPIAIECTCISSEFLPDALSIRSSIYKTLTDANFRPVRAMQRISACNIEDPDACMLGVTIGAAGLLTKRVAYLASGRAVAFTRSVFRGDADCFVTELAIPEN, from the coding sequence ATGAGTGACAGACTTACGACCGTGGCTCCACGATGGAGCATAGACATCGGCGGAGCCGGTCCACTCTACCATAGGCTTCGCCAGGTGATTGAAGAGGCAATCCTCTCCGGTAAACTCAATGAGGGTGACCCTCTTCATCCCGAGCGGGATCTGGCTGAGCACTTGCAAGTCAGCCGCGTCACGGTCCGAAAGGCAATCGACCACCTCGTCCACGACGGGTTCTTGGTCCGTCGACCCGGCTCGGGAACCTTCGTTGGAGCATTGGCGGTCCGGGCGGATCAGCCTCTGTCACGCGCGAACATCTTAATAGGCGACGTCCCCTGGTGTGGATCGTACACGGACGTTGAGTGGATCGATCGCAGTATGTCTCATCCGGCCCCCGAAGAGATGATGACACTCGGCCTGTCTGGCGGCAGTCGCGTTGCGCGTCTCACGCGCTTGCAGCGTTCGGCGGGCCGGCCGATTGCTATAGAATGCACATGCATTTCCTCAGAGTTCCTGCCCGACGCGCTTAGCATTCGCTCCTCGATCTACAAAACGCTCACGGACGCGAACTTTCGACCCGTCCGAGCGATGCAGCGCATCTCCGCATGCAACATCGAAGACCCGGATGCCTGCATGCTCGGCGTCACCATTGGAGCCGCCGGTCTCTTGACTAAGCGCGTTGCTTATCTCGCATCGGGCCGCGCGGTTGCGTTCACCCGCTCAGTTTTTCGAGGCGATGCCGACTGTTTCGTCACTGAACTGGCCATTCCCGAAAACTGA
- a CDS encoding SIS domain-containing protein has translation MQATTQTNMRQEIDEIPEAAARLLHRSVKEFALIGAALRAKDPAFVVTVARGSSDHAALFLKYAIELTAKLPVASIGPSLASIYGTELKLGRGAAIAISQSGKSPDIVALAETATRAGATSIALTNTLPSPLANACKHSLNILAGPENAVAATKSYVNSVVAGLAVLAEWTGDSALKRAVADLPTHFAAAAKLDWREFAADAGEAESIYVLGRGPALAIANEAALKFKEATGIHAEAFSAAEVLHGPVAIVGTRFPVLALAARDAAERSVAEMADELVAKGAFVHITSTLSARAKPLPLVETGHPITDALTLVLPFYVFVEAWSRSRGHNPDAPAHLKKVTETR, from the coding sequence ATGCAGGCAACCACGCAAACGAACATGCGCCAAGAGATCGACGAAATTCCAGAGGCTGCGGCGAGGTTGCTCCATCGCTCAGTGAAAGAATTCGCTTTGATCGGCGCAGCTTTACGCGCCAAGGATCCTGCATTCGTCGTCACAGTCGCGCGCGGCTCGTCCGACCACGCCGCCTTGTTCCTGAAATATGCGATCGAGCTCACCGCGAAATTGCCCGTGGCTTCGATTGGACCGTCGCTCGCGTCAATCTACGGCACCGAGCTCAAGCTTGGTCGCGGCGCAGCCATCGCGATCTCGCAATCTGGAAAAAGCCCCGACATTGTCGCCCTGGCGGAAACAGCCACGCGCGCGGGCGCCACATCGATCGCTCTGACGAACACGCTCCCCTCACCGCTTGCGAACGCCTGCAAACATTCCCTCAACATTCTAGCCGGTCCGGAAAATGCGGTCGCCGCCACCAAGTCTTATGTGAACTCCGTCGTCGCAGGCCTTGCGGTGCTGGCTGAGTGGACCGGGGATTCTGCGCTTAAGCGCGCGGTGGCGGATCTACCGACGCACTTTGCCGCCGCAGCGAAACTTGATTGGCGGGAATTTGCCGCCGACGCCGGAGAAGCCGAATCCATCTACGTGCTGGGTCGCGGCCCGGCGTTGGCGATCGCCAACGAAGCGGCATTGAAGTTCAAGGAAGCGACCGGGATTCATGCCGAAGCCTTTTCCGCGGCCGAAGTCCTGCACGGACCGGTCGCAATCGTCGGCACGCGTTTCCCGGTACTGGCGCTTGCGGCCCGCGACGCCGCAGAGCGCTCGGTCGCAGAAATGGCTGACGAACTGGTTGCCAAGGGCGCCTTCGTCCATATTACGTCGACGCTCTCGGCAAGGGCAAAGCCACTGCCCCTCGTCGAGACCGGGCACCCTATCACCGATGCACTGACGCTGGTCCTGCCTTTTTACGTTTTTGTCGAAGCATGGTCACGTTCGCGAGGCCATAATCCCGATGCGCCCGCACACCTGAAGAAGGTCACGGAAACGCGATGA